From Pleurocapsa sp. PCC 7319:
TCCCAACAAAGAGCGAATGAACCAAGAAGACGATAGGGTATTAAACCCTTGAGCTTATAGCCTACAGCCTAAAGCTTAAAGCTTTTTGATAAAATTGAAAGCCATGCACAGCAAAACCAAACCCCAAGAGCAGTTAAACTCAAGAAGTTTGGCTTTTTTATTTTTAAATTCTTAGTGGGTTTAACTCTAAGCAGATAGTTGCCCACCGGTCACGTCATAAAGCGCACCGGTAACAAAGCTACTGTCAGAGGAAGCCATAAATACATAGACAGGTGCCAGTTCTTCAGGTTGGGCGGCACGCTTCATAATGCCATCAGTGTCGTAGTTATCAACTTTTTCAATCGGCATAGTTGCGGGAATGTTGGGAGTCCAAACGGGACCTGGGACAATAGAATTAACGCGAATACCACGATCGCCTAAATTTAGAGCCAAAGACTTAGTAAAGGTATGAACTGCACCTTTAGAAGTAGCATAGTCTACTAACATTCCTTTCCCCATTTTGCCGACAATGCTACCAGTGTTGATAATTACATCTCCCTCTGTCAAATAAGGTAAAGCTGCTTTAGCCATATAGAAATAGCCAAAAACATTTGTTTCCATTGTGCGGCGGAATTGTTCTAAAGAAATATCCTCAAACTTTTTTTGGGTCATCTGGTATGCAGCATTGTTAACCAGAATGCTTAATTTACCAAAGCGGTCAACTACTTGCTTGAGGGCATTTTCGCAGTCTTCATAATTACGAACATCACCTTTGATAACTAGACAGTCTTTATTACCAATTTCCTTGACCATCTTTTTCGTGTCTTCGGCATCGGTATCATTTGCATGATAGAAAATAGCGACTTCTGCGCCTTCCATAGCATAGGCGATCGCTATAGCACGACCAATACCGGAATCCCCACCAGTAATGAAAGCAACTTTACCAGTCAATTTATCAGCAGGACTATAGTTAGATAAATCGCTATCAGGTTGGGGAACCATATCCCTTTGAGATGCGGGATAATCTAGTTTCTGTGGTGGAATATCTTCAGGTTTTGGACGGCGTTCTTCGCTACGCATATTCAAAGTAGGGTATTTTTAAAAGTTTTATTATCAAAAATATTAAAAAAAAATAATCAGAAATCTATGAGCCAAAAGTAATATTTTGCAAAATTACAATTCAAAAGAACTTACTGCTTTTGATGGAGTATTTATGTTGACAAAAATGTCTTAATAAAAAGTAATATTGAATTCAAAAAATTAAGCAAATTTATGTCTGAGCAACAACCAGAGGCTAATGTGTCTGAGCAAAAACCAGAAGCTGAAGTAATCTCCGAAGCCAAAGAAAAACTATCCGAGGTAATTCCTACTCCTCCCGAAGCAACTCCAGTATCTAGCGCACAAGCCTTAAAAGAGCGCTTAGATTGGGGTGAGCCGGCGTTAACAATTATTGATACTCGATCCCGAGAAGCTTATTTAAAAGAGCGCATCAGAGGTGCAATGTTAGTGTCTGAAGTCGGTAATCTTGCTCAAAACCGTGAAATTTATATTTACGGTGATAGTAATGAAGAAACAGCAACAGCAGCAAATAATTTGCGTCAAGAGGGATTTGAAAATGTATCCCAACTTCAAGGGGGTTTAGCTGGATGGAAAGCCATTAATGGTCCTACCGAAGGAAGAGTAGCCTAACTTTAATTATCTATTAAGATATTTTGTCGTAGGTGAATATTAAATTATTTGCTTACGACTTCAAGGAAATAACAAATACATAAATTATGAATACAGATCCCCAAAAATTTGCCCAAACTGAACCTTTTGCTGAGGTGAATGATGTCGATAAGTTAGGCAAACAAGCAGGTGTAGAAATGCCTGATGATGAAAAACTAGGATTAAAAGCCAAACTTGAAGCAAGAGATGACAGTCGTTTAGATTTATCAGAACCTAACCAGAACTTATCTGAATAAAATTATTGAATCACTTCCTCCTAAAAAAATTTGGGAGTTAGCAATTTTGCTAACTCCTAATATAGTAATATTTATATCTGATTAAAGTGCGCCAGCGTTAGCTAATCCCAGAATAACCCCTGCTCCAATGAGATGTCCTAGGCTAGTAGTACCTAGCAAAGCAGGAAGCCCCATGCCACCGAAAAACTCGGGGGAAGGTAAACCAGGTCCAGCACTCTGGTTCTTAATGGTGTATTTACCAAAAGCGATCGCCGCAATATTACAAACAATCATCACAATTGCTACTTTGGGACTCCAAGATACAGTTGTAGGTACATATGCTGCTGCAAGCAAAGTTAGATAAGTCAAGGTTAGTTTCTCCTGAAAATTTGATATTTCCTGAATCGATAATAATTTTATTTCTTTACATAACAAGAGTATTAATCGATGTTGCAATATTTATTAATCTAGTAAAGTTTTATATACAAAAATATAGTATTCGAGCCAAGTTTTTTGGTCTTAGTTTAAGGTGTGGTTTATTATGAAGTTGAGATAAACGAGGGGCTGTGGCTCAGTAGGATAGAGCAAGCGCCTCCTGAAAGTTCGGGCACTATGGGGGAAACCTCATCAGTGAATGTGGTCAAATTCAAGGAAGCCTAAAGTTACTAATAGTAGCCATGGTAATCTTGAGCCAAGCTCTATAGTTCCTGGTAGAGAAGGTGCAGAGACTGGTTGTAGGTCTAAAATCAGGAAAGTCACCGAATCGTAAATCTTGTTTGCAACAAGATAGCCTACAACATAACGGCCACCGCCTAAAGGTAGCTTACCCAAGGTGAAGGAATAGTCCAGAGAGTGGGGAAACTCACACCAATCTGAAGCGCTAGGTCGCCAGTTCAAATCTGGCCAGTCCCGTTATCTCACTTATTATGTCAGCTGTATGTATTAGCTCAAATCAATTCAGTCTTTAAAATTTTATTGCGTAGATGTAACTTGTGGTGCAAGAAAAATATACACTCACATACATATGGAATAAATTTTTGCTCAAGATCTATACTTTATGGCTTATTACTGGTTTAAAGCATTTCACTTAATTGGTGTTGTAGTTTGGTTTGCAGGGTTATTTTACCTGGTGCGATTGTTCGTTTATCACGCGGAAGCTGAGCAAGAGCCAGAACCAGCCCGCAGCATTTTGAAAAAGCAGTACGAATTGATGGAAAAGCGTCTCTATGGCATTATTACTACCCCAGGAATGCTTGTTACCGTAGCCATGGCGATCGGTTTAATTTCTACCGAACCAGCAATTTTAAAGTCAACTTGGTTACATATTAAGTTGACTTTTGTCGTTTTGCTTCTTGGCTATCATCATTTTTGCAAGCGCATCATGAAGAAATTGGCTGCAGGGGAATGTAACTGGACAGGACAACAGTTTAGAGCCTTAAATGAAGCACCTACAATATTACTGGTGTTGATTGTTTTGTTGGCGGTATTTAAAAACAATTTACCTTTAGATTTGACTACTTGGTTAATAGTAGCCTTGGTAGTATCAATGGTTGCCAGTATTCAGCTCTATGCTAAGAAACGTCGTAAAGACAAAGAAAAATTAGCTCAAATGGATCAAAATCCTGGGTTTGCTAGCTCTGTTGGAGAATAATTGCTGAAAAGGATAAAGGATAAATGATAATCAACTAGTTCTTTGTTGCTCATTGATAACTGCTCACTTATCTTTGACAGCGTGTTCTTCATCCTTATTGGTAAATGTATTTAAAAAAACTACACTTGCGCTCATTTCGGAACTATGTTGATCACCAGGTAGAGTTTACTGCAAGAAAAACGATCATAGTGGGCAACAATGCACAAGGTAAGTCAAATTTGTTAGAAGCTGTAGAACTACTAGCTAGTCTTAAAAGTCATCGTACTACTCGCGATCGCGAATTAGTTTTAGAAACTGCTAGCGCTGGTCAAATTGAAGCAGTTCTAGAACGTGCCTATGGAACCAGCGAACTAAGTATTATTTTCCGTAAACAGGGAAGACGGACTGTTGCCATAAATAGAGAGCCACTACGCCGTCAATTGGATTTTTTGGGGATACTTAATGCGGTACAGTTTTCCAGCCTTGATTTAGATTTAGTTAGAGGTGCGCCAGATTCCAGACGCAGTTGGATTGATAGCTTGTTAATCCAACTAGAGCCTATATACTCTAGTATTTTGCAGCAGTATAACCAAGTGCTACGTCAGCGTAATGCTTTGCTCAAAAAAATCCGTGTTATTCAACAACAGACACCAGATGAACCGGATCGTTTCGTTCGTAATTATCAATCTCAACTAAAGTTATGGAATGAACAACTAGCCGCAGCTGGTTCCAGGGTTACTCGCAGACGCGCAAGAGTCATTAATAGACTTGCCCCGATCGCACAATATTGGCATAAGTGCATTAGTGGTGCAACTGAACAGTTAGAGATTAATTATCTGCCTAACGTAGAATGGACAGAAGATGATCCAGTAAAAGTACAGCAAGCCTTTCTGACTAAAATTGAACAACGTCAGGTTGCAGAACAATATCAGGGCAAGACAGTTGTGGGAACGCATCGTGATGAAATAGAATTTACCATTAATCGAACTCCCGCTCGGCATTATGGCTCTCAGGGACAACAACGCACCCTAGTATTAGCCTTAAAATTAGCAGAATTGAAGTTGATTGAAGAAGTAGTCGGTGAACCTCCTTTATTACTATTAGACGATGTATTGGCAGAACTAGATCCTAATCGTCAACAGCAACTCTTAGAAGTAATTGGCGATCGCTTTCAAACCATGATTACTACTACCCACATTGATTCCTTCAATCATGAGTGGATTAAAGACTCCCAGATCTTAGCTGTTGAAGCAGGAAAAATCAGTGAGGTTTTACTGAATTAAATACTTGCATTCGTGAATTCGGAGTTTTGATCATCCAAAATTCAGACATCTAGAAACTCATAGCTAAAAGCTAAAAGCTGATAGCTGATAGCTAAAAGATTAATATGAACAAAGCTAATTCACGCCAAGCGTATGAAAATAGCCATTATTAGTTCTAGTTTTTTTCCCGTGATTGATGGTGTAACAGTTGCTATCCATTATCGATTGCAAAGGCTTAGTGAATTAGGGCATCAGGTAATTTTATTTTGTCCAGACTATAGTGTACTCAAAAATATTTATCCCAATTGGCAAGAATATACCGGAACAATTCTGCCAGGAATCACGGTAGTCAATTTGCCCAGTACAGAATCAATTGGTTTAGATTTTGAACGAGATGTTACTAGCAAGTCATATCAAATTGTTGAGCAAAAGCTAAACGAGTTTCAGCCCGAGATTATTCATGTTGATGAAGCAGAAAGACTCACAACTAGATTTTTGCATCTGCCTGGAGTCAAGTTTGCGAAGAAAAGCGAAATTCCCTGTGTTGCTTTTTATCATACTAACTATTTGGATTATTTTGATGATTATTTCAACCTGCCTTTTGGCTTCAATATTTTACTGAAAACTATTTTGGGCTGGGTTTTTAGCTGGATTTATAATCAATATGATTTAACCTTAGTAGCTAGCAGAATTACACAAGCAAACCTGAGACAATTAGGGATTAAAAATTTATACTTAGCAGATATTTTGGGAGTTGATCTTACTCAATACACAGCTGCTTTCAAGAACAATAATTATTTAGTTGAACGGTACGATTTACCCGATCTTCAATCTAAGATTAAGCTGCTCTTTTTAGGAAGACTAACCCCAGATAAAGGTTGGAATTTTGGTCTTGCTGCTCTCAGTAAACTACCTACAGAAATTAGACAGAAAATCGCGATTATTATTGCTGGAGATGGCGACATGAGCGATCGCATTCAGCAAACATTAGCTAAAGTAACTTCTCATGTCTATCTTTTAGGTAGAATTCCTCCTGAGTTTGTTCCTGCTTTGTTAATCAACGGGGATATCTTGATTACCAATTCCCAAAAAGAAACCAAAGGATTAACTGTAATGGAGGCAGCAGCAGCAAGTCTACCAGCGATCGCCCCTCGAGCTGGAGGAGTTATAGATACGATTCAAGATGGGACCACAGGCTTTTTATATGAGCCGCAAAACGAATCTGATTTTTTAGCTAAGTTGAATTTATTGATTAGTAATCAAAGTTTACGAGAATCAATGGGTATTCAAGCTCAACAAGCGATACAAAAATATAGTTGGGCACAAGTAGTTGATAATTTAGTTGAGATCTGGACAGAACAAATTAATCAGAAAAAAATTTCATCACCAAGAATTAATCGCATTAGATTAACTAGCAAATAACCAAAAACCGAGTAATTACGGTATCTCATTTAAATCCAAGCAGCTATAAATGGATGTGATAGCCATTAATATTTATAACCTAAATTCGGGATAAGCTGAATGACTTATGGTGTAGTTGATTAAAAACCATGATTTTCCTTAAATCATAAAAAGTTAGGCGAGAATATAAGTCCAAAAAGCTTAGAGCTGATAGCTTAAAGCTTAGAGCTGATCTCACCCTTAAATTGCCTTATCCCGAACTGAGATTATTGTTCATAGCTACAGAGGAAAAGGTTTTGTTTAATAATGTTACTGAAGGCAGTGGAATCACTTATACGGGAAGTTCTTATGGTGCAGCTTGGGGAGACTTTAATAATGACGGTTATCCCGATCTCTGGGTAAGTAATCATGGTTTTTTACCTAATCTTTATCAGAATCAAGGCGATGGCAGTTTTATCGATATCACCTTAAATGTATTTGACCAGCAGCTACTCAAGGGAGATTTTCATGGTGCAGCTTGGGTTGATTTTGATAATGATGGTGACTTGGATTTACTTCAATTAGTAGGTGGAGATTCGGGTAATAGCAGTCTTAGCGATCCGAATATTGCCAATAAGTTTTGGATTAATCAAAACGGAACTTTTGTAGAAAGGGCTATCGATCTGGGTTTAGGTTACATTGGTTCTCGTGGCAGAAGCCCCCTGTGGTTCGATTACGACAATGATGGTTTATTGGACTTGTTACAAGGTGCTGGAGAACGACCCGATGGGGAAGTTCCGGCAACAATCTTTCGTCAGGATGATCAATTTGAAGACCTTCGTCCCAGTTTAGGTTTTGATCTGGCACCAACTCGGTTTGGTGTTTTGTCAGATTTAGTTGATGACAATACGCCAGAATTAATTCTCATTGACCCCTCTGAGGGAATATCAATTTATGACTCTACAGAAATCAACGATATTACTGACTCAATATTAGAAAAAAACTATAAAGCTCAAGATTTTATTTCGGAAGATTTTAACGGGGATTTGTTACCAGATTTATATTTAACCAGAAGAGGTTTAGGCAATTCTGCTTTTTTCCAGCCTCAAAATAATTCTCTAAATCTCAATTTTCTGGCTCAAGCAGACCAGAAAGGCATTACCTTTCAAACTGAGGGGGAGGTTTCTATTGACTTGTTTACATTTGGCTATAGTTTTGAGGAGATTGATCCAGAAGAGATATTTATTGGTGCACGTGGTTTGAATCCAGAGGATCTGAATACTGCTTTAGAAGCTGAAAATAGCACTATTACTAGATTACAGTTGAATCTCGATCCAGAAGATTCGCGAGTGGAGGGAGTTGCCCCTTTTACCCCCGGAGAAGATGAAGGTCTCTATATTGGTTACGATCCAGTTTTGGCTGAATGGGAAATATCTTTATCAACTCCCGATCAAGATTTAGTTGCCGCTATTGTTGAATCTTCAAGTGAAATTACAGAAACTAAAGCGATCTCTTTTAATAATGATCTTGAACCTTTTCCCGATCAATTATTGATTAATAACGGTTCGGAGTTAATCGATCAGACTAACGGCTCAGGAATTAATAGTGTCAGAACTGCAGGAGTCAGTACGGTGGCAGGAGATTTTGATAATGATATGGATGTAGATATTTATGTTGTTACTGCAAATGCTGCGGGCAATGAACCAAACGTCCTCTACGAAAACCAAGGCAATGGAACGTTTATCGCTGTGGCAGATTTAGGAGCAGCTCAGGAAAGCATCTTAGGTATTGGAGAATCTGTTGCTACAACCGATTACAATAATGACGGATTTCTCGATTTATTTGTTACCAATGGTGGTTTTCCTCCTATACTCAGCGAAAGCGCACCTTATCAACTATTGGAAAATGAGGGCAATGATAATCATTGGTTAACAATTGATCTAGAAGGAGTCGTCTCCAACCGAGATGGTATTGGTGCTCAAGTATATGTTACTGCTGGCGGCATTACGCAACTACGACAACAATCCGGGGGGATGCATAATCGAGTGCAAAATGATTCTCGCTTACACTTTGGACTAGGAGAAAATACTTTAGTCGAAGAAATTAAGATTGAATGGTCTAGTGGTATAGTTCAAACCATGGAAAATATAACTGTCGATCAAATTCTCAATATTACCGAATGTGCTGAATCAACTAACTTTCTAGAAACCAGCTGGGAAACGATAGGATGTGTTATCTAAAATTGACGATGCAATCACTAATTTGTCTATGAGTAACAGAGATTTATTCGCTCGTGAAGCCTTAGCCCAGATTCCCAAAATTTTAACTCTCTTAGACCGAAATCCTCATAGTCCCACCTATGGTTGTTTTGATCGTACTTTTTGGCAATATAAGGTAATTGATTTTCCGGCGGGAATGTCTCAGGAGTTTGTTTATCCTTTAGCATTGGCATATCACTGCAACCTGACTGACAATATTTTTTATCAACAACCGATTATTAAAACATGGGTTGAAGCTGGCATAATCTATGCAGCTCGGAGCAGTCACCCTAATGGTTCCTGTGATGATTATTTTCCCTATGAAAGGGCTGCCGGAGCCGCAGCTTTTTCCTTACTTGCTTGCATCGAAAGTTATCGTCTTATGGGTT
This genomic window contains:
- a CDS encoding glycosyltransferase; translation: MKIAIISSSFFPVIDGVTVAIHYRLQRLSELGHQVILFCPDYSVLKNIYPNWQEYTGTILPGITVVNLPSTESIGLDFERDVTSKSYQIVEQKLNEFQPEIIHVDEAERLTTRFLHLPGVKFAKKSEIPCVAFYHTNYLDYFDDYFNLPFGFNILLKTILGWVFSWIYNQYDLTLVASRITQANLRQLGIKNLYLADILGVDLTQYTAAFKNNNYLVERYDLPDLQSKIKLLFLGRLTPDKGWNFGLAALSKLPTEIRQKIAIIIAGDGDMSDRIQQTLAKVTSHVYLLGRIPPEFVPALLINGDILITNSQKETKGLTVMEAAAASLPAIAPRAGGVIDTIQDGTTGFLYEPQNESDFLAKLNLLISNQSLRESMGIQAQQAIQKYSWAQVVDNLVEIWTEQINQKKISSPRINRIRLTSK
- a CDS encoding DUF6335 family protein, with amino-acid sequence MNTDPQKFAQTEPFAEVNDVDKLGKQAGVEMPDDEKLGLKAKLEARDDSRLDLSEPNQNLSE
- a CDS encoding rhodanese-like domain-containing protein encodes the protein MSEQQPEANVSEQKPEAEVISEAKEKLSEVIPTPPEATPVSSAQALKERLDWGEPALTIIDTRSREAYLKERIRGAMLVSEVGNLAQNREIYIYGDSNEETATAANNLRQEGFENVSQLQGGLAGWKAINGPTEGRVA
- the psaK gene encoding photosystem I reaction center subunit PsaK, whose protein sequence is MTYLTLLAAAYVPTTVSWSPKVAIVMIVCNIAAIAFGKYTIKNQSAGPGLPSPEFFGGMGLPALLGTTSLGHLIGAGVILGLANAGAL
- the hemJ gene encoding protoporphyrinogen oxidase HemJ; amino-acid sequence: MAYYWFKAFHLIGVVVWFAGLFYLVRLFVYHAEAEQEPEPARSILKKQYELMEKRLYGIITTPGMLVTVAMAIGLISTEPAILKSTWLHIKLTFVVLLLGYHHFCKRIMKKLAAGECNWTGQQFRALNEAPTILLVLIVLLAVFKNNLPLDLTTWLIVALVVSMVASIQLYAKKRRKDKEKLAQMDQNPGFASSVGE
- a CDS encoding CRTAC1 family protein produces the protein MFNNVTEGSGITYTGSSYGAAWGDFNNDGYPDLWVSNHGFLPNLYQNQGDGSFIDITLNVFDQQLLKGDFHGAAWVDFDNDGDLDLLQLVGGDSGNSSLSDPNIANKFWINQNGTFVERAIDLGLGYIGSRGRSPLWFDYDNDGLLDLLQGAGERPDGEVPATIFRQDDQFEDLRPSLGFDLAPTRFGVLSDLVDDNTPELILIDPSEGISIYDSTEINDITDSILEKNYKAQDFISEDFNGDLLPDLYLTRRGLGNSAFFQPQNNSLNLNFLAQADQKGITFQTEGEVSIDLFTFGYSFEEIDPEEIFIGARGLNPEDLNTALEAENSTITRLQLNLDPEDSRVEGVAPFTPGEDEGLYIGYDPVLAEWEISLSTPDQDLVAAIVESSSEITETKAISFNNDLEPFPDQLLINNGSELIDQTNGSGINSVRTAGVSTVAGDFDNDMDVDIYVVTANAAGNEPNVLYENQGNGTFIAVADLGAAQESILGIGESVATTDYNNDGFLDLFVTNGGFPPILSESAPYQLLENEGNDNHWLTIDLEGVVSNRDGIGAQVYVTAGGITQLRQQSGGMHNRVQNDSRLHFGLGENTLVEEIKIEWSSGIVQTMENITVDQILNITECAESTNFLETSWETIGCVI
- the recF gene encoding DNA replication/repair protein RecF, with amino-acid sequence MYLKKLHLRSFRNYVDHQVEFTARKTIIVGNNAQGKSNLLEAVELLASLKSHRTTRDRELVLETASAGQIEAVLERAYGTSELSIIFRKQGRRTVAINREPLRRQLDFLGILNAVQFSSLDLDLVRGAPDSRRSWIDSLLIQLEPIYSSILQQYNQVLRQRNALLKKIRVIQQQTPDEPDRFVRNYQSQLKLWNEQLAAAGSRVTRRRARVINRLAPIAQYWHKCISGATEQLEINYLPNVEWTEDDPVKVQQAFLTKIEQRQVAEQYQGKTVVGTHRDEIEFTINRTPARHYGSQGQQRTLVLALKLAELKLIEEVVGEPPLLLLDDVLAELDPNRQQQLLEVIGDRFQTMITTTHIDSFNHEWIKDSQILAVEAGKISEVLLN
- a CDS encoding SDR family oxidoreductase, whose translation is MRSEERRPKPEDIPPQKLDYPASQRDMVPQPDSDLSNYSPADKLTGKVAFITGGDSGIGRAIAIAYAMEGAEVAIFYHANDTDAEDTKKMVKEIGNKDCLVIKGDVRNYEDCENALKQVVDRFGKLSILVNNAAYQMTQKKFEDISLEQFRRTMETNVFGYFYMAKAALPYLTEGDVIINTGSIVGKMGKGMLVDYATSKGAVHTFTKSLALNLGDRGIRVNSIVPGPVWTPNIPATMPIEKVDNYDTDGIMKRAAQPEELAPVYVFMASSDSSFVTGALYDVTGGQLSA